The following proteins are encoded in a genomic region of Spirosoma sp. SC4-14:
- a CDS encoding tetratricopeptide repeat protein, translating into MKQISFLFLFLSVSAYAQEGEYYLKRSKTMLAENRKAQTRFFFAEKREQRRLDTLSASAQNDRYRALNALWQGNYERASYWLEKTAATYPKEHAFVGEIYLDQLHDYTLAIQHFNAYDVLTPNFDDIIRHNPVSYYRGLAYRGLGNQRKAIEQFSIAIDSLANKHGAEWVNYRQFVSRAVSYIEVQQPELALADLDKALRNFNRSALAQYHRGRALLRLNRTAEAMTAFLDASFFFKALRTERTGDYQEDDHNPVYEAEIDEAIQNLKSLNR; encoded by the coding sequence ATGAAACAGATCAGCTTTCTTTTTCTGTTTTTGTCGGTTTCTGCCTATGCGCAGGAAGGAGAATATTATCTGAAACGGTCGAAGACCATGCTGGCAGAAAACCGCAAGGCTCAGACAAGGTTCTTTTTTGCCGAAAAACGAGAACAACGGCGGCTGGATACCCTTTCGGCCAGCGCTCAAAATGACCGCTATCGCGCCCTAAACGCTCTTTGGCAGGGCAACTATGAGCGAGCGTCCTACTGGCTCGAAAAAACGGCGGCTACGTATCCTAAAGAACATGCTTTTGTTGGCGAAATTTATCTGGATCAACTACACGATTATACGCTTGCCATCCAGCATTTTAATGCCTATGATGTCTTAACGCCTAACTTCGACGATATTATTCGACATAATCCGGTCAGTTATTATCGCGGACTTGCCTACCGTGGTCTGGGTAATCAGCGAAAAGCGATAGAACAATTTTCGATAGCTATCGATTCACTGGCGAACAAACACGGTGCAGAATGGGTCAACTACCGGCAGTTCGTTAGTCGGGCCGTAAGTTATATTGAAGTACAGCAACCCGAACTAGCCCTGGCCGATTTGGACAAAGCCTTACGCAATTTTAACCGTAGTGCGCTGGCTCAATATCACCGTGGCCGGGCGTTGCTCCGGTTGAACCGGACTGCCGAAGCCATGACGGCTTTTCTGGATGCATCCTTTTTCTTCAAAGCCTTACGGACCGAACGCACCGGCGACTATCAGGAAGATGATCATAACCCAGTTTACGAAGCAGAAATTGACGAAGCTATTCAAAACCTTAAATCCCTGAACCGTTGA
- a CDS encoding DUF58 domain-containing protein — translation MTFLRPLFVSARLWFTLMAFVLLFVAAYAFPILFPLVQIGFVMFIILIGIDGWLLFRTKSAPNRGAFFARRQVPERLSNGDENPLTIFLENQYPFQVQIEVIDEIPFQFQRRDVLFRTTLNARETRTIRYELRPVRRGEYSFGAVNVFVLTPLGLLKRRYQFEQGKMVAVYPSFLQMRQYELLAATNRLNEVGIKRLRRIGHSMEFEQVRPYSTGDDVRTVNWKATSRRTDSQGATLMVNAYQDERSQPVYCLIDKGRVMQSPFEGLTLLDYAINASLVLSNIALMKQDRAGILTFSDHVGQLLPADRRTGHMLKILELLYRQKTHFLESDYESLYSSVRQHIRHRSLLLLFTNFETVNAMHRQLPYLRRLAKDHLLLVIFFENTELRSLLDQPATDTEQIYLKTIGEKFAYEKKQILKELAQYGIQTILTAPQNLTANTVNKYLELKARGMI, via the coding sequence TTGACGTTTCTCCGACCTCTGTTTGTTTCGGCCCGCCTGTGGTTCACGCTTATGGCCTTTGTGCTCTTATTTGTGGCGGCCTACGCTTTCCCAATTCTGTTTCCGCTGGTGCAGATCGGTTTTGTTATGTTCATCATTCTAATCGGTATCGATGGCTGGCTATTGTTCCGAACAAAGTCTGCCCCGAATCGTGGAGCTTTTTTCGCCCGGCGGCAAGTGCCCGAACGATTGTCGAATGGCGACGAGAACCCACTGACCATTTTTCTCGAAAACCAGTATCCATTTCAGGTTCAGATAGAGGTGATCGACGAAATTCCGTTTCAGTTTCAACGGCGCGATGTGCTTTTCCGCACTACATTGAATGCTCGGGAGACCCGAACGATCCGCTACGAATTGCGTCCTGTTCGCCGGGGCGAATATAGTTTTGGAGCCGTCAATGTTTTTGTCCTGACGCCTTTGGGCCTACTAAAGCGCCGGTATCAGTTCGAGCAGGGGAAAATGGTAGCTGTGTATCCGTCGTTTTTACAAATGCGTCAATACGAACTGCTGGCCGCCACCAATCGGCTCAACGAAGTAGGTATTAAGCGCCTTCGACGTATCGGCCATAGCATGGAATTTGAACAGGTTCGCCCTTACAGTACTGGCGACGACGTTCGGACGGTAAACTGGAAAGCCACATCGCGCCGAACCGATTCGCAGGGGGCTACGCTCATGGTCAACGCCTATCAGGACGAGCGTTCACAACCTGTTTATTGCCTGATCGATAAAGGCCGGGTGATGCAATCGCCCTTCGAAGGGCTAACCCTTCTCGATTATGCCATCAATGCCAGTCTGGTGCTTAGCAATATCGCATTGATGAAACAGGACCGGGCCGGTATTCTGACCTTCTCCGATCATGTAGGTCAGTTACTTCCGGCTGATCGGCGAACGGGCCATATGCTCAAAATTCTGGAACTCCTCTATCGACAGAAAACCCACTTTCTGGAAAGCGATTACGAGAGTCTTTATTCCAGCGTACGCCAGCATATACGGCATCGGAGTTTACTGCTCCTGTTTACCAATTTTGAGACGGTCAACGCTATGCACCGTCAGCTACCCTACCTGCGTCGGCTTGCTAAAGATCATTTGCTGCTGGTTATTTTTTTCGAGAATACCGAACTGCGTAGCCTGCTGGATCAGCCAGCTACCGATACAGAACAAATTTACCTCAAAACAATTGGCGAGAAATTCGCCTATGAAAAGAAGCAGATTCTGAAAGAATTGGCTCAGTATGGCATTCAAACGATTCTGACCGCGCCCCAAAACCTAACAGCCAACACGGTCAATAAATACCTGGAATTGAAAGCGCGGGGAATGATT